One window of the Reyranella humidisoli genome contains the following:
- a CDS encoding MaoC family dehydratase gives MQSAEPRYWEDYEVGRKYPLGSTSFTAEEIIEFAEKFDPQSFHVDAEAAKSSLFGGLCASGWHVAAKLMRLFVDSYVDKRTALGSPGVDELRWLKPVRPGDTLTAWVECADKVPSKSRPTMGVIHEHWSAVNQNGELVMTSKGVNMVRRRPV, from the coding sequence ATGCAGTCCGCAGAGCCCCGCTACTGGGAAGACTACGAAGTCGGCCGGAAATATCCGCTCGGCTCCACCAGTTTCACGGCCGAGGAAATCATCGAATTCGCCGAGAAGTTCGATCCCCAGTCGTTCCATGTCGATGCCGAAGCCGCCAAGTCCTCGCTCTTCGGAGGGCTTTGCGCCTCGGGCTGGCATGTCGCCGCGAAGCTGATGCGGCTGTTCGTCGACAGCTACGTCGACAAGCGCACGGCGCTGGGCTCGCCCGGCGTCGACGAGCTTCGCTGGCTGAAGCCGGTGCGGCCGGGGGACACGCTGACCGCCTGGGTCGAGTGCGCGGACAAGGTGCCGTCGAAGAGTCGCCCGACCATGGGCGTCATCCACGAGCACTGGAGCGCGGTCAACCAGAACGGCGAATTGGTCATGACCTCCAAGGGGGTCAATATGGTGCGTAGGAGGCCGGTATGA
- a CDS encoding VOC family protein, translating to MKRAVTGLDHVVVMVDGIDAAEAAYRKLGFQVQPRGFHKKLGTANHLMIFDTDYFEILGIVEDTEFNAERREWLKDGGGLANVALATEGADVAFEAFKAAGLNPDAPLFFDRAVEVAGKTELAKFRTVRIPKTNMPVVGFFVCEHLTPEFVYRPEWAAHPNGARGILGVTVIAEQPAKWIPELEKYFGSDSVKREGDGLVVDTGTQPIRYMTPKDYAVRYPGITPVRPGDHPALLTIRVENLAACEALLKKNGVNFLKPDSGRLVVPPSEAAHLTLEFSEL from the coding sequence ATGAAGCGTGCGGTGACGGGACTCGACCACGTGGTGGTCATGGTCGATGGCATCGACGCGGCCGAGGCGGCCTACCGGAAGCTCGGCTTCCAGGTCCAGCCGCGGGGCTTTCACAAGAAGCTGGGCACGGCCAACCATCTGATGATCTTCGACACCGACTATTTCGAGATCCTGGGCATCGTCGAGGACACCGAGTTCAATGCCGAGCGTCGCGAATGGCTGAAGGACGGTGGTGGCCTCGCCAACGTGGCGCTGGCGACCGAGGGCGCCGACGTCGCGTTCGAGGCGTTCAAGGCCGCCGGCCTCAATCCCGATGCGCCGCTGTTCTTCGACCGCGCGGTCGAGGTCGCGGGCAAGACGGAACTGGCCAAGTTCCGAACCGTCCGCATCCCCAAGACGAACATGCCGGTGGTCGGCTTCTTCGTCTGCGAGCACCTCACGCCGGAATTCGTCTATCGGCCGGAATGGGCGGCCCATCCCAACGGCGCGCGCGGCATCCTCGGGGTCACGGTGATCGCCGAGCAGCCGGCGAAGTGGATTCCGGAGCTCGAGAAGTATTTCGGTTCCGATTCGGTCAAGCGCGAGGGGGACGGGCTGGTGGTCGATACCGGCACGCAGCCGATCCGCTACATGACTCCCAAGGACTATGCCGTGCGCTATCCCGGCATCACGCCGGTGCGGCCGGGCGACCATCCGGCGCTGCTCACGATCCGGGTCGAGAACCTCGCGGCCTGCGAGGCGCTCCTCAAGAAGAACGGCGTCAACTTCCTCAAGCCCGATTCGGGCCGGCTCGTCGTGCCGCCGTCGGAAGCGGCGCATCTCACCCTGGAATTCTCGGAGCTCTAG
- a CDS encoding acyl-CoA thioesterase, with amino-acid sequence MAFDLADRGIYGFSTTENLRFADVDANGHINNGAFLELLENARVSYLRAIVRAGMPRFRLVIGRIEADFKRQMFYPGTAVACVRIIEALDRKCVIGQGLFDGEGNCTAVQKVIMVSLNEETHRATPFDPVVRAMLDRLAASRDGLDP; translated from the coding sequence ATGGCGTTCGATCTTGCCGACCGCGGCATCTACGGATTCTCGACCACCGAAAACCTGCGCTTCGCCGACGTCGACGCCAACGGGCACATCAACAACGGCGCCTTCCTCGAATTGCTGGAGAATGCGCGCGTCTCCTATCTGCGGGCCATCGTCCGGGCGGGCATGCCGCGCTTCCGGCTGGTGATCGGCCGCATCGAGGCCGACTTCAAGCGGCAGATGTTCTATCCCGGTACCGCCGTCGCCTGCGTTCGCATCATCGAGGCGCTCGACCGCAAGTGCGTGATCGGCCAGGGCCTGTTCGACGGCGAGGGCAATTGCACCGCCGTCCAGAAGGTGATCATGGTGTCGCTGAACGAGGAGACGCACCGCGCCACGCCGTTCGATCCCGTGGTGCGCGCCATGCTCGACCGCCTCGCCGCTTCCAGGGATGGACTGGATCCATGA
- a CDS encoding PaaI family thioesterase, with protein MTASALVPEGFRKLEVRDDFISLAGPLWFKAEEDGLRIGLPLEKRHGNPMGWAHGGLLVTVADMVMGIGSGFSTGMFWPHPTISLTSEFVRGAKLGQWLEGKARIARRTVNFCFCSCDLVCGGEIVLVSSGVFKVPDPDKIPEAARAAALSPPWKA; from the coding sequence ATGACCGCTTCCGCCCTGGTGCCCGAAGGCTTCCGCAAGCTCGAGGTCCGCGACGATTTCATCTCGCTCGCGGGACCGCTCTGGTTCAAGGCGGAGGAGGACGGGCTTCGGATCGGGCTGCCGCTGGAGAAACGGCACGGCAATCCGATGGGCTGGGCGCATGGCGGCCTGCTGGTCACCGTCGCCGACATGGTGATGGGCATCGGTTCGGGTTTCTCGACCGGCATGTTCTGGCCGCACCCCACGATCTCGCTCACCAGCGAATTCGTGCGCGGCGCGAAGCTCGGCCAGTGGCTCGAAGGCAAGGCGCGCATTGCCCGGCGCACGGTGAATTTCTGCTTCTGCAGTTGCGACCTGGTCTGCGGCGGCGAGATCGTCCTGGTGTCGTCGGGCGTGTTCAAGGTGCCGGATCCCGACAAGATCCCCGAGGCTGCGCGCGCCGCGGCGCTGTCGCCGCCGTGGAAGGCCTGA
- a CDS encoding class I SAM-dependent methyltransferase, with the protein MERAEYELMHAVEDRMWWYRGLRRLVVDQLTRALSIAQGPGPVLDAGCGTGGMLNVMGPDVAGRPTVGLEYDPVAAGMAASKAGRPVVSGSVNEMPLRDGVLAAYVSLDVLCHANVNPARALKEAHRCLGPGAIALFNLPAYSWMLSAHDRRVHNARRFTRGEARALVAAAGFRVLRASYWNTILFPLMLLHRLVERGDAESDVRDYPRWLDTIFSTALAFERAVIGAGLSLPFGGSLMIVAVRDA; encoded by the coding sequence ATGGAACGGGCCGAATACGAGCTGATGCATGCGGTCGAGGACCGCATGTGGTGGTATCGCGGCCTGCGCCGGCTGGTCGTGGACCAGCTCACCCGTGCGCTGTCGATCGCCCAGGGCCCGGGACCGGTACTCGATGCGGGCTGCGGGACCGGCGGGATGCTGAACGTTATGGGGCCGGATGTCGCCGGTCGGCCGACCGTCGGACTCGAATACGATCCTGTCGCGGCCGGCATGGCGGCGAGCAAGGCGGGCCGGCCGGTCGTCTCGGGGTCTGTGAACGAAATGCCGCTGCGCGACGGTGTCCTGGCCGCCTATGTCTCACTCGACGTGCTTTGTCATGCCAATGTGAACCCCGCGCGTGCCCTGAAAGAGGCGCATCGCTGCCTTGGGCCCGGCGCGATCGCGCTCTTCAATCTTCCGGCCTATTCATGGATGCTGTCGGCACATGACAGGCGCGTCCACAATGCCCGCCGCTTCACGCGTGGCGAGGCCCGCGCCCTGGTCGCCGCTGCCGGCTTCCGAGTTCTTCGCGCGAGTTACTGGAACACGATCCTGTTTCCCCTGATGCTCCTCCACCGGCTGGTCGAGCGCGGCGACGCCGAGAGCGACGTCCGCGACTATCCGCGCTGGCTCGACACCATCTTCTCGACTGCGCTCGCCTTCGAGCGCGCCGTCATCGGTGCGGGGCTCAGCCTCCCGTTCGGCGGTTCCCTCATGATCGTGGCGGTACGTGATGCTTGA
- a CDS encoding glycosyltransferase family 2 protein: MLETSETGPALSIVVPVYNGAATVGDLVGALRALEIEGGLEIVLVVDGSPDNSLDVCKQLAAEPGAPVIVLSLSRNFGEHNAVMAGLARVRGSYAITMDDDLQNPPEEVRRLFEHARDGNYDAVYTYYEEKKHAAWRNLGSRFTNWCADKLIDKPPGLYLSSFRCMSRYLVERVTASYEGPSPYVDGLIFQITQNVSRLQVNHLPRAEGRSNYTLRRLLRLWLAMFLNFSVMPLRGATILGLVFGALGALAAAITIVEAIISDKPPQGWASLMVAVLVLAGVQLLVIGMIGEYLGSMFLAVNRKPQYLVREVFRRGPGPGGLDIERPKVDTRAAGQPHREPPGGASHGPG; encoded by the coding sequence ATGCTTGAGACCTCGGAAACCGGGCCGGCGCTTTCAATCGTGGTCCCGGTCTACAATGGCGCCGCCACCGTGGGCGATCTGGTCGGCGCGCTGCGGGCGCTCGAGATCGAGGGTGGGCTGGAAATCGTGCTGGTGGTCGATGGCAGTCCGGACAACAGCCTCGACGTCTGCAAGCAACTGGCCGCCGAGCCCGGTGCGCCGGTGATCGTGCTGAGCCTCAGCCGCAATTTCGGCGAGCACAATGCCGTAATGGCCGGTCTGGCGCGGGTGCGCGGCTCGTACGCGATCACCATGGACGACGACCTGCAGAATCCGCCGGAAGAAGTACGCCGCCTGTTCGAGCATGCGCGCGACGGTAACTACGACGCGGTCTACACCTATTACGAGGAGAAGAAGCACGCGGCCTGGCGCAATCTGGGCAGCCGCTTCACCAACTGGTGCGCCGACAAGCTGATCGACAAGCCGCCCGGGCTTTACCTTTCGAGCTTCCGCTGCATGTCGAGGTACCTGGTCGAGCGCGTCACGGCCAGCTACGAGGGGCCGTCCCCCTATGTCGACGGCCTCATTTTCCAGATCACCCAGAATGTGAGCCGACTGCAGGTCAATCACCTGCCGCGCGCCGAGGGTCGGTCGAACTACACGCTGCGCCGCTTGCTTCGCCTGTGGCTCGCGATGTTCCTCAACTTCTCGGTGATGCCGCTCCGCGGCGCGACCATCCTCGGCCTGGTCTTCGGCGCCCTGGGGGCGCTGGCGGCCGCCATCACGATCGTCGAGGCGATCATCTCCGACAAGCCGCCCCAGGGCTGGGCGTCACTCATGGTCGCCGTGCTCGTGCTGGCGGGGGTGCAGCTGCTGGTGATCGGCATGATCGGCGAATATCTCGGCAGCATGTTCCTCGCGGTGAACCGCAAGCCGCAATACCTCGTGCGTGAGGTGTTCCGCCGTGGCCCCGGACCGGGGGGGCTCGACATCGAGCGGCCGAAGGTCGATACGCGGGCGGCCGGCCAGCCGCATCGCGAGCCGCCCGGCGGGGCATCGCACGGGCCGGGCTGA
- a CDS encoding DMT family transporter: protein MMIYYVALGIGILTGIGGQMLLKAGADAPDFVSQLLRPSTIMGLALYGSAAFLYIVALRKIPVSVAFPSVSLSYAIVAVLGHFLFGEPFGIKQIGGIALIVGGVVLINQA, encoded by the coding sequence ATGATGATCTACTACGTGGCGCTGGGGATCGGCATCCTGACCGGCATCGGCGGGCAGATGCTCCTGAAGGCGGGCGCCGATGCGCCGGACTTCGTGAGCCAGCTCCTCCGTCCTTCGACCATCATGGGGCTCGCACTCTACGGTTCGGCCGCCTTCCTCTACATCGTCGCGCTGCGCAAAATTCCGGTCTCGGTCGCTTTTCCCAGCGTGTCGCTCTCCTATGCGATTGTTGCAGTGCTCGGGCACTTCCTTTTCGGCGAGCCGTTCGGCATCAAGCAGATCGGTGGCATCGCCCTGATCGTGGGCGGCGTCGTTCTCATCAACCAGGCGTGA
- a CDS encoding crotonase/enoyl-CoA hydratase family protein, with protein MDYEQIKYETKDGILTITLNRPDKLNAFTGKMLSELLDAMDRADRDDDVRAVVFTGAGRGFCAGADLSGGANTFNAENRGPVDPGLDGHRDGGGLFTLRLYESLKPTIGACNGPAVGVGITMQLAMDIRLASEAARYGFVFTRRAIVMEACSSWFLPRLVGPQQALEWVMTGRVFSAEEALNGRLVRSIHKADDLLPAAYALAREIADNTAPVSVALNRQMIWRMLGADHPMEAHKVDSKGIYSRGKSDDVKEGVTAFLEKRPARFPMKVSDGMPSYFPWWEERKFK; from the coding sequence GTGGATTACGAGCAGATCAAGTACGAGACCAAGGACGGTATTCTCACCATCACGCTCAACCGGCCTGACAAGCTCAACGCCTTCACCGGCAAGATGCTGTCGGAGCTGCTCGACGCGATGGACCGGGCCGACCGCGACGACGATGTGCGCGCGGTGGTGTTCACCGGGGCCGGCCGCGGCTTCTGTGCCGGTGCGGACCTGTCGGGCGGCGCCAACACCTTCAACGCCGAGAATCGCGGACCGGTCGATCCGGGCCTCGACGGCCATCGCGACGGCGGTGGGCTGTTCACCCTGCGCCTCTACGAATCGCTGAAACCGACCATCGGCGCCTGCAACGGTCCTGCGGTCGGCGTTGGGATCACCATGCAGCTCGCCATGGACATCCGACTTGCCTCCGAGGCGGCACGCTACGGCTTCGTGTTCACGCGCCGCGCCATCGTCATGGAAGCCTGCTCGAGCTGGTTCCTGCCGCGCCTCGTGGGGCCGCAGCAGGCGCTGGAGTGGGTGATGACCGGCCGCGTCTTCTCTGCCGAGGAGGCGCTGAACGGTCGCCTCGTGCGCTCGATCCACAAGGCCGACGATCTGTTGCCGGCGGCCTATGCGCTGGCCCGCGAGATCGCCGACAACACCGCGCCGGTCTCGGTGGCGCTCAATCGCCAGATGATCTGGAGGATGCTGGGCGCCGACCATCCGATGGAGGCGCACAAGGTCGATTCCAAGGGCATCTACTCGCGCGGCAAGTCGGACGACGTGAAGGAGGGCGTGACCGCCTTCCTCGAAAAGCGCCCGGCACGCTTCCCCATGAAGGTGAGCGACGGCATGCCGTCCTATTTCCCGTGGTGGGAGGAACGTAAGTTCAAATAG
- a CDS encoding ABC transporter substrate-binding protein, translating to MTKLQMRRRTLLAAAPMMLAAPYVARAQGKPEKSKVILAVGGKSALYYLSLTIAERKGFFKEAGLDVEINDFQGGAKSLQALMGGSADVVAGAYEHTIRMQQRGQDVTGFALIGRGMQICIALRNDVAARVKGPADIKGMKFGVTAPGSSTHMLLNFWAAKGGLKASDVVAIGVGAGASVIAAIEKGEVDGVSQTDPALTILTDKNLVKVVVDTRTTKGNQDVFGGAFPAASLYSQTDFIKKNPGTVQALATGIVRANQWLQTATPADVANAVPEGYLLGDRAVYEKSFTGVRETISPDGTMPAGAMENCLKFLTESDPAIKPATVKLADTWNNEFAQRAAKRS from the coding sequence ATGACCAAGCTGCAGATGCGGCGCCGGACCTTGCTGGCGGCCGCCCCGATGATGCTGGCCGCGCCCTATGTCGCGCGGGCGCAGGGCAAGCCCGAGAAGAGCAAGGTGATCCTCGCGGTTGGCGGCAAGTCGGCGCTTTACTACCTTTCGCTGACCATCGCGGAGCGCAAGGGCTTCTTCAAGGAAGCCGGGCTCGACGTCGAGATCAACGACTTCCAGGGCGGCGCCAAGTCCCTGCAGGCCCTGATGGGCGGCAGTGCCGACGTGGTGGCCGGCGCCTACGAGCACACGATCCGCATGCAGCAGCGCGGCCAGGACGTCACGGGCTTCGCCCTGATCGGCCGCGGCATGCAGATCTGCATCGCGCTGCGCAACGACGTTGCCGCCCGGGTGAAGGGTCCGGCCGACATCAAGGGCATGAAGTTCGGCGTCACCGCACCCGGCTCCTCGACCCACATGCTGCTGAACTTCTGGGCGGCCAAGGGCGGGCTGAAAGCCAGCGACGTGGTGGCGATCGGCGTCGGCGCCGGTGCCTCGGTCATTGCCGCGATCGAGAAGGGCGAGGTCGACGGCGTTTCCCAGACCGATCCCGCGCTCACGATCCTGACCGACAAGAACCTGGTGAAGGTGGTGGTCGACACGCGCACGACCAAGGGCAACCAGGACGTATTCGGCGGCGCCTTCCCGGCGGCCAGCCTCTATTCGCAAACCGACTTCATCAAGAAGAACCCGGGCACGGTGCAGGCGCTTGCCACCGGTATCGTCCGCGCCAACCAGTGGCTGCAGACGGCCACGCCGGCCGACGTCGCGAACGCGGTACCCGAGGGCTATCTGCTGGGTGACCGTGCGGTGTACGAGAAATCGTTCACGGGCGTGCGCGAGACCATCTCGCCGGACGGCACCATGCCGGCCGGGGCGATGGAGAACTGCCTCAAGTTCCTGACGGAGAGCGATCCGGCGATCAAGCCCGCGACCGTGAAGCTCGCGGATACCTGGAACAACGAATTCGCGCAGCGCGCCGCCAAGCGCAGCTAG
- a CDS encoding ABC transporter ATP-binding protein, producing MTPNEGPALALADITCRFAARDDASKAYTAVANTTLNVARGEFVSVVGPTGCGKSTLLNVAAGLLEPSSGTVEVFGERLLPANGVNRRAGYMFQADALMPWRNGIDNVIAGLEFRGVPRAEALVQGEAWLRRVGLAGFGDRYPHQMSGGMRKRLALAQTLILSPDILLMDEPFSALDVQTRQLMENELLALWAEDRKSVLFITHDLEEAIALSDRVVVLSAGPATRPIGDFRVDLPRPRDVSEIRMTPAFLDLHREIWAAMKEEVLKAYEQQKAV from the coding sequence GTGACGCCGAACGAAGGGCCTGCTCTGGCGCTGGCCGACATCACCTGCCGCTTTGCGGCGCGCGACGATGCGAGCAAGGCCTACACCGCCGTCGCCAATACGACGCTCAACGTGGCGCGCGGGGAGTTCGTGTCGGTGGTCGGGCCGACCGGCTGCGGCAAGTCCACTTTGCTGAACGTGGCGGCCGGCCTGCTGGAGCCGTCGTCCGGCACGGTCGAGGTGTTCGGCGAGCGGCTGCTGCCGGCCAACGGCGTGAACCGGCGCGCGGGCTATATGTTCCAGGCCGACGCGCTGATGCCGTGGCGCAACGGCATCGACAATGTCATCGCCGGCCTCGAGTTCCGGGGCGTGCCTCGCGCCGAGGCCCTGGTCCAGGGGGAGGCCTGGCTGCGTCGCGTCGGCCTCGCGGGCTTCGGCGACCGCTATCCGCATCAGATGTCCGGCGGCATGCGCAAGCGCCTGGCGCTGGCCCAGACGCTGATCCTCAGCCCCGACATCCTGCTGATGGACGAGCCCTTCTCGGCGCTCGACGTGCAGACTCGTCAGCTCATGGAGAACGAACTGCTGGCGCTGTGGGCGGAGGATCGCAAGTCGGTGCTGTTCATCACCCACGATCTGGAGGAGGCGATCGCACTGTCCGATCGCGTCGTCGTCCTCTCCGCCGGCCCGGCGACGCGGCCGATCGGCGACTTCAGGGTCGACCTGCCGCGGCCGCGCGATGTCTCGGAGATCCGCATGACGCCGGCTTTCCTCGACCTCCATCGCGAGATCTGGGCCGCCATGAAGGAAGAGGTGCTGAAGGCCTACGAACAGCAGAAGGCCGTCTGA
- a CDS encoding ABC transporter permease: MKLRIAQLLVLGLLVLFWYVMTKPGLVPPFYFDKANRAAFFFGEPQKVFWVVFDWFASGEIFPHLGITLLETALGFTIGAASGLGIGLWLALSPTASAIMDPYIKGFNSMPRVVLAPIFAVWFGLGIWSKVALGVTLVFFVVFFNVYQGVREVSPNLIANARMLGASQRQLLRSIYLPSAMSWVFASLHNAVGLAFVGAVVGEYLGSSMGVGYLILQAEGTFDINTVFAGILVLTACALLLDSLVGTVERRLMTWQPKAGQTEKV, from the coding sequence ATGAAGCTCAGGATCGCCCAGCTGCTCGTCCTCGGCCTGCTCGTGCTGTTCTGGTACGTGATGACCAAGCCGGGCCTGGTGCCGCCCTTCTATTTCGACAAGGCCAACCGTGCCGCCTTCTTCTTCGGCGAGCCGCAGAAGGTCTTCTGGGTCGTCTTCGACTGGTTCGCGAGTGGCGAGATATTTCCGCATCTCGGCATCACGCTGCTGGAGACGGCCCTGGGCTTCACGATCGGCGCGGCGTCCGGACTGGGCATCGGTCTCTGGCTGGCGCTGTCGCCCACCGCCTCGGCGATCATGGATCCCTACATCAAGGGCTTCAATTCCATGCCGCGCGTCGTGCTGGCGCCGATCTTCGCGGTATGGTTCGGTCTCGGCATCTGGTCGAAGGTGGCGCTGGGCGTCACGCTCGTCTTCTTCGTGGTGTTCTTCAACGTCTATCAGGGCGTGCGCGAAGTCAGTCCCAACCTGATCGCCAACGCCCGCATGCTGGGCGCCTCGCAGCGCCAGCTCCTGCGCTCGATCTACCTTCCGAGTGCCATGAGCTGGGTGTTCGCCAGCCTGCACAATGCGGTGGGCCTCGCCTTCGTGGGCGCCGTGGTCGGCGAGTATCTCGGCTCCTCGATGGGCGTCGGTTACCTGATCCTCCAGGCCGAGGGCACCTTCGACATCAATACCGTCTTCGCCGGCATCCTGGTCCTGACTGCCTGTGCCCTGTTGCTCGACAGTCTCGTGGGCACCGTCGAGCGCCGTCTCATGACCTGGCAGCCGAAAGCCGGCCAGACGGAGAAGGTCTGA
- a CDS encoding enoyl-CoA hydratase encodes MAYETVLYDVADRICTITLNRPDRLNAWTRQMHLDLKDAMHTAGAAPEVRAIILTGAGRGFCAGADMGGLQAIGSGASADRSTKAQDGLPGGSTLPEFRMNYSYFPAIPKFIIAAINGPAAGLGMVIPLYADIRFAAESAVFTTAFAQRGLIAEHGVSWLLPRLVGLPTALDLLCSARKFRAPEALAMGLVNRVIPDDKLLAEARAYATLLANTVSPRSVAVMKRQLWEAEFQTLAEATTQANHEMELSFQTADFKEGVAHYLEKRAARFTGR; translated from the coding sequence ATGGCATATGAGACCGTCCTCTATGACGTCGCCGACCGCATCTGCACGATCACCCTGAACCGTCCGGACCGGCTCAATGCCTGGACGCGGCAGATGCATCTCGACCTCAAGGATGCCATGCACACGGCCGGGGCCGCCCCCGAGGTGCGTGCGATCATCCTGACCGGTGCGGGGCGCGGCTTCTGCGCCGGCGCGGACATGGGCGGCCTGCAGGCGATCGGCTCGGGCGCCTCGGCCGACCGGTCGACGAAGGCCCAGGACGGCCTGCCGGGCGGCAGCACCCTGCCCGAGTTCAGGATGAACTACTCCTATTTTCCGGCGATCCCGAAGTTCATCATCGCCGCCATCAACGGCCCTGCGGCTGGGTTGGGCATGGTGATCCCGCTTTATGCCGACATCCGCTTCGCCGCCGAATCCGCGGTCTTCACGACCGCCTTCGCCCAGCGCGGCCTGATCGCCGAGCACGGGGTGAGCTGGCTCCTGCCGCGACTGGTCGGCCTGCCGACGGCGCTCGACCTGCTCTGCTCGGCCCGCAAGTTCCGCGCGCCCGAGGCGCTGGCAATGGGTCTCGTGAATCGGGTCATCCCCGACGACAAGCTGCTGGCCGAGGCCCGCGCCTACGCCACGCTGCTGGCCAATACAGTCTCACCGCGCTCGGTGGCGGTGATGAAGCGGCAGCTCTGGGAGGCCGAGTTCCAGACCCTGGCCGAGGCCACAACCCAGGCCAATCACGAGATGGAACTTTCGTTCCAGACCGCGGACTTCAAGGAAGGTGTCGCCCACTACCTCGAAAAGCGCGCGGCACGGTTCACCGGAAGATAG
- a CDS encoding MaoC family dehydratase, translating into MAKREFSHPSEMQKHVGEEIGVSDWVEITQERINLFADATGDHQWIHVDVERAKKDMPGGKTIAHGFLTLSLIPMLNSQISHINNVRNGINYGCNKVRFTSPVPAGSRVRARAKLIAADPMDKGGVRLTNQVTIEIEGQDRPACVAETMAIVYGT; encoded by the coding sequence ATGGCAAAGCGAGAGTTCTCCCATCCCAGCGAGATGCAGAAGCACGTGGGAGAGGAAATCGGTGTCAGCGACTGGGTCGAGATCACCCAGGAACGAATCAACCTCTTTGCCGATGCGACCGGCGACCATCAGTGGATCCACGTCGACGTCGAGCGCGCCAAGAAGGACATGCCGGGCGGCAAGACGATCGCCCACGGCTTCCTGACGCTCTCGCTGATCCCGATGCTCAATAGCCAGATCTCGCACATCAACAACGTGCGCAACGGCATCAACTACGGCTGCAACAAGGTTCGTTTCACCAGCCCGGTCCCCGCCGGCTCGAGGGTCCGCGCCCGCGCCAAGCTGATCGCCGCCGATCCGATGGACAAGGGCGGCGTGCGGCTGACCAACCAGGTCACGATCGAAATCGAAGGGCAGGATCGCCCGGCCTGCGTCGCCGAGACCATGGCCATCGTCTACGGCACCTGA
- a CDS encoding gamma-glutamylcyclotransferase produces the protein MLTREDLTSERIDQIVADARAAGYHFFLSSAEREASLRETMADHPPGADVWVFAYGSLMWNPALEYAEVQSCKVDGWRRSFCFWTPMGRGTPELPGLMLALEEGGGCEGIAYRLSAEHVQTELGLLWNREMLAGLYKALWIPARLKDGRTVSAISFVVDPAHCQYCGDLPIERAAHHIAFAEGRRGACRDYLTNTADHARSLGIHDPYIEDLVARVARLREQPSTACAPDNLPLHALAK, from the coding sequence TTGCTGACGCGCGAGGACCTGACGTCGGAGCGTATCGACCAGATCGTGGCCGATGCGCGTGCCGCGGGGTACCACTTCTTCCTGTCATCGGCCGAGCGCGAAGCCAGCCTGCGGGAGACGATGGCCGACCACCCGCCGGGTGCCGATGTCTGGGTCTTCGCCTACGGCTCGCTGATGTGGAACCCGGCTCTCGAATATGCCGAGGTCCAATCGTGCAAGGTCGACGGCTGGCGGCGTTCCTTCTGCTTCTGGACGCCGATGGGGCGCGGGACGCCGGAACTGCCGGGCCTGATGCTGGCCCTGGAGGAGGGCGGGGGATGCGAAGGCATCGCCTATCGCCTCTCCGCCGAGCATGTACAGACCGAGCTCGGCCTGCTGTGGAATCGCGAGATGCTGGCGGGTCTCTACAAGGCGCTCTGGATACCGGCCCGGTTGAAGGACGGCCGGACGGTCTCGGCCATCTCCTTCGTCGTCGATCCGGCGCATTGCCAGTACTGCGGCGATCTGCCGATCGAACGCGCCGCCCATCACATCGCATTCGCCGAAGGGCGGCGCGGCGCGTGCCGGGACTATCTGACCAATACCGCCGATCATGCGCGCTCGCTCGGCATACACGATCCCTATATCGAGGACTTGGTCGCCCGCGTGGCGCGCCTTCGGGAGCAGCCGTCGACTGCCTGCGCGCCGGATAATCTGCCCTTGCACGCGCTGGCCAAGTAG